One part of the Humulus lupulus chromosome 9, drHumLupu1.1, whole genome shotgun sequence genome encodes these proteins:
- the LOC133799328 gene encoding uncharacterized protein LOC133799328 yields the protein MQLKIGGISHPDAAKFRIQGIEPEVEEKLDRIFMNTVATGEYAWTPSSGIIPSESEKPFNNIETLHEQLESSDNDLEMPNTDRFLREKNNKRLAEPLEKQNKAMKHGKGKMKKTGPLMIFEQIGHLADAVETRSRNIETARKENSIAEVMKILNSLPGIEKGSSLYLFATRLFIMKEKREMFASLEEPELMLTWLKNEHTLG from the exons ATGCAACTGAAGATTGGTGGAATA AGTCATCCCGATGCTGCAAAGTTTCGCATTCAGGGAATTGAACCAGAGGTAGAGGAAAAATTAGATAGGATTTTCATGAACACTGTTGCTACAGGAGAGTATGCTTGGACACCTTCATCTGGAATAATTCCTTCTGAGTCTGAAAAACCTTTTAACAATATTGAAACCTTACATGAACAACTTGAGAGTAGTGACAATGATCTAGAGATGCCTAATACTGATAGATTTCTTAGAGAGAAAAATAACAAGAGATTAGCCGAGCCACTTGAGAAACAAAATAAAGCAATGAAACATGGAAAAGGAAAAATGAAGAAGACAGGGCCTTTAATGATATTTGAACAAATTGGTCACCTTGCTGATGCTGTGGAGACAAGGAGTAGAAATATTGAAACAGCTAGAAAGGAGAATAGTATTGCCGAAgttatgaaaattttaaattctttGCCTGGAATTGAGAAAGGGAGCAGCTTGTATTTATTTGCAACTCGCTTGTTTATcatgaaagagaagagagagatgTTTGCTTCATTGGAAGAACCTGAGTTGATGCTTACTTGGCTCAAGAATGAGCATACTCTGGGATAA
- the LOC133799326 gene encoding protein ALP1-like, which translates to MADTDEEIELQSASIATYFVQHYYTTYIEKTPCHGAGNRLTQERFQHSGETVSRYFNKILDVLCHMSVDVLKPPDPEFKDVPEEILKDSRYMPHFKNCIGAIDGVHVNAVIPPEDQVPFVGRKGIPTQNVMAICNFDMQFIYAYAGWEGSTHDTRIFYTALRDSTSNFPKPPQGKYYLVDAGYPQITGFLRPYKGQRYHLPQFQRGSKPTGYKEVFNQAHSSLRSVIERTFGVWKKRWKILRDMPSYPYQKQVKIVIASMTLHNYIRRHAKRDRHFEKIRDNPYYCVEDQTNIEDEDETARASNLNEMDNTRDLIAASLMGYD; encoded by the exons atGGCAGACACGGATGAGGAGATTGAGTTACAATCGGCGTCTATAGCTACATACTTTGTTCAACATTATTATACAACATATATTGAAAAGACACCTT GTCACGGTGCTGGAAACCGATTAACACAAGAGCGATTCCAACACTCAGGCGAGACAGTTAGTCGATATTTCAACAAGATTTTAGAtgttttatgtcatatgagtgtAGATGTATTAAAACCACCAGACCCAGAATTTAAAGATGTTCCTGAAGAGATATTGAAAGATTCTAGATATATGCCTCATTTTAAG aaCTGTATTGGCGCAATAGACGGTGTACATGTGAATGCTGTAATTCCACCTGAAGATCAAGTACCATTTGTTGGTAGAAAAGGGATACCAACTCAGAATGTCATGGCAATATGTAATTTTGATATGCAATTTATATATGCATATGCTGGGTGGGAAGGTTCTACTCATGATACAAGAATTTTCTATACAGCTTTACGTGATTCAACTTCAAATTTTCCAAAACCTCCCCAAG GAAAATATTATTTAGTGGATGCGGGATACCCACAAATTACAGGTTTTTTAAGACCATATAAAGGCCAAAGATACCATCTACCACAATTTCAACGAGGTAGCAAACCTACTGGTTATAAAGAGGTATTCAACCAGGCACATTCTTCTCTTCGAAGTGTTATTGAAAGAACTTTTGGAGTATGGAAGAAAAGATGGAAAATATTAAGAGATATGCCTAGTTATCCATATCAGAAGCAAGTGAAAATAGTGATTGCATCAATGACCTTGCATAATTACATTCGAAGGCATGCAAAACGTGATCGCCATTTTGAGAAAATTAGAGATAATCCATATTATTGTGTAGAAGATCAAACTAAtattgaagatgaagatgagacagCTAGAGCTTCAAATTTAAATGAAATGGACAATACTAGAGATCTGATTGCTGCAAGTTTAATGGGATATGATTAA